In Nicotiana tabacum cultivar K326 chromosome 21, ASM71507v2, whole genome shotgun sequence, one DNA window encodes the following:
- the LOC107771102 gene encoding F-box protein At4g35930-like encodes MGKVSPKDGQSKTPKQKRRSRSTTGKYLRPGALAQLRYTKVSAAKSCTDLGKKRVAVITSDETKDQVVLQNNNVCETPTILSPVRFCYGAMHTPIDVSKQKNLQMTPKTPGALECTSESRLESLPMDLLVKILCHLHHDQLKAVFHVSQKIRKAVIQARLFHFNYTTPDRMRQEMLRTMTPLPTDHWPFVSKDDGKGAWLPSPHTPKAPKHGARPPSRLKFTEMRQIAAVLFQESVFPSRCLVPSVIQKPLCKSLGSNRVLFYEDELCQAVAQNKLR; translated from the exons ATGGGTAAAGTGTCACCCAAAGATGGTCAATCCAAAACCCCAAAACAGAAAAGGCGGTCGAGGAGTACAACGGGCAAGTATCTGAGACCAGGTGCTTTGGCACAGCTTCGTTACACTAAGGTTTCGGCCGCTAAATCCTGTACGGATCTTGGGAAGAAAAGGGTGGCGGTAATTACTTCAGATGAAACAAAAGATCAAGTTGTGCTTCAAAATAATAATGTTTGTGAAACTCCGACAATTTTATCACCCGTGAGGTTTTGTTATGGTGCTATGCATACACCCATTGACGTATCCAAGCAGAAGAATTTGCAAATGACACCAAAGACACCTGGTGCATTAGAGTGCACATCGGAGTCAAGGCTCGAGTCTCTTCCAATGGATTTACTG GTTAAAATACTTTGCCATCTGCACCACGACCAACTCAAAGCAGTTTTCCATGTCTCTCAAAAAATCAGGAAGGCA GTAATTCAGGCAAGGCTTTTCCATTTCAATTATACTACTCCAGATAGAATGCGGCAGGAGATGTTAAGAACCATGACTCCTCTCCCCACTGATCACTGGCCATTTGTAAG CAAAGACGACGGAAAAGGTGCATGGCTCCCCTCTCCTCATACTCCTAAGGCTCCAAAACATGGTGCACGTCCACCATCCCGTCTCAAGTTCACAGAGATGAGGCAAATTGCAGCTGTTCTTTTCCAAGAGTCAGTATTTCCTTCAAGATGCTTGGTTCCATCTGTTATACAAAAGCCCCTATGCAAGTCCTTGGGGTCTAATAGAGTTCTATTCTATGAGGATGAACTATGCCAGGCTGTTGCTCAGAATAAACTCCgttaa
- the LOC107771103 gene encoding vacuolar protein sorting-associated protein 35A: protein MIPNGVEDEEKFLAAGIAGLQQNAFYMHRALDSNNLKDALKYSAQMLSELRTSRLSPHKYYELYMRAFDELRKLEIFFKEETKRGCSIVELYELVQHAGNILPRLYLLCTVGSVYIKSKEAPARDILKDLVEMCRGIQHPLRGLFLRSYLSQVSKDKLPDIGSEYEGDAETVVDAVEFVLQNFTEMNKLWVRMQHQGPAREKEKREKERSELRDLVGKNLHVLSQIEGIDLEMYKETVLPRILEQVVNCKDEIAQGYLMDCIIQVFPDEYHLQTLETLLGACPQLQPSVDIKMVLARLMERLSNYAALSTDVLPEFFQVEAFAKLNNAIGKVIEAQEDMPIAGVVTLYSSLLTFTLHVHPDRLDYVDQILGACVKKLSGKGKLKDSKATKQIVALLSAPLEKYKDIDTALKLSNYPHVMEHLDDATSKEMANVLVQTILKSKTCISTAEKVEALFELMKGLIRDLDENLHDELDEEDFKEEQNSVARLIQMLHNDDPEEMLKIISTVKKHILTGGPKRLPFTVPPLIFNSLKLVRRLQNQDENAPEEEASAMPKKIFQILNLIIEALSSVPVPELSLRLYLECAEAANDADLEPVAYEFFTQAYILYEEEISDSKAQVTAIHLIIGTLQRMHVFGVENRDTLTHKATGYSAKLLKKPDQCKAVYSCSHLFWVDDQDNIKDGERVLLCLKRALRIANAAQQMSNATRGSSGSVLLFIEILNKYLYFFEKGVTQITVASIQSLIELITTEMQSENTTSDPAADAFLASTLRYIQFQKDKGGAVGEKYESIKS, encoded by the exons ATGATCCCTAACGGAGTTGAAGATGAAGAGAAATTTCTAGCAGCTGGAATCGCCGGCCTTCAACAGAACGCTTTCTACATGCATCGCGCTCTT GATTCGAATAATCTGAAAGATGCACTCAAATACTCAGCTCAGATGCTATCGGAGCTCCGAACTTCAAGGCTTTCCCCTCACAAATACTACGAGCTAT ATATGCGGGCATTTGATGAATTGAGAAAGCTAGAAATTTTCTTTAAGGAGGAGACGAAGCGGGGTTGCTCGATTGTTGAGTTGTATGAACTCGTGCAGCATGCTGGCAATATTTTGCCTAGACT GTATCTACTATGCACAGTGGGGTCTGTGTACATCAAATCCAAGGAGGCGCCTGCCAGGGATATTCTTAAAGATCTGGTTGAAATGTGCCGTGGTATACAACATCCTTTGCGCGGACTCTTCCTGAGGAGTTATCTTTCTCAAGTCAGCAAGGATAAATTACCTGATATAGGTTCTGAGTATGAAGG GGATGCTGAAACTGTTGTGGATGCTGTAGAGTTTGTTCTCCAAAATTTCACGGAAATGAACAAACTCTGGGTTAGAATGCAACATCAG GGACCTGCTCGCGAAAAGGAGAAACGAGAAAAAGAAAGGAGCGAGCTTCGTGATCTC GTTGGGAAGAACCTGCATGTTCTCAGTCAAATAGAAGGAATCGACCTGGAGATGTACAAAGAGACTGTGCTTCCAAGAATTTTAGAGCAG GTTGTCAACTGTAAAGATGAGATTGCACAGGGCTATTTGATGGATTGCATAATTCAAGTCTTCCCTGATGAATATCACTTACAAACTCTTGAAACATTATTGGGTGCTTGTCCCCAGCTTCAG ccatctgttgaTATCAAGATGGTGCTTGCTCGGCTGATGGAAAGGCTCTCAAACTATGCTGCTTTAAGTACAGAT GTTTTACCAGAGTTTTTCCAAGTGGAAGCTTTTGCAAAACTAAATAATGCCATAGGGAAG GTGATAGAAGCACAAGAAGACATGCCTATTGCTGGAGTTGTGACTTTATATTCATCTCTTCTAACTTTTACTCTTCATGTACACCCTGATCGTCTTGATTATGTGGATCAGATCTTG GGTGCATGTGTTAAGAAACTTTCTGGTAAAGGAAAGCTCAAAGACAGTAAAGCAACAAAACAGATTGTGGCTCTTTTAAGTGCTCCCCTGGAGAAGTATAAGGATATTGATACTGCATTAAAGCTGTCAAATTATCCTCATGTTATGGAGCACCTTGATGATGCAACTAGTAAAGAGATGGCTAATGTTTTAGttcaaactattttaaaaagtaaGACTTGCATTTCGACAGCTGAAAAG GTAGAGGCACTTTTTGAATTAATGAAAGGACTTATCAGGGATTTGGATGAGAATCTTCATGATGAG CTTGACGAAGAAGATTTCAAGGAAGAGCAGAACTCTGTTGCACGGCTTATTCAAATGCTTCACAATGACGACCCTGAAGAGATGCTGAAG ATAATTTCTACTGTGAAGAAGCATATTCTGACAGGAGGACCGAAGAGGCTTCCCTTTACTGTCCCTCCCCTTATTTTCAATTCTCTTAAG TTGGTTAGGCGACTGCAGAACCAAGATGAAAATGCTCCAGAGGAAGAGGCATCTGCTATGCCTAAgaaaatttttcagattttaaatcTG ATAATTGAGGCTCTCTCAAGTGTTCCAGTACCTGAACTATCATTGAGGTTGTACTTGGAGTGTGCTGAG GCTGCCAATGACGCTGACCTAGAGCCTGTTGCCTACGAATTTTTCACCCAAGCTTATATACTATACGAAGAAGAAATTTCG GACTCCAAAGCTCAGGTGACTGCAATACACTTAATTATAGGAACTCTTCAGAGAATGCACGTCTTTGGTGTTGAGAACAGGGACACATTAACACACAAGGCCACGGGG TACTCGGCAAAACTCCTGAAGAAGCCTGATCAGTGCAAGGCTGTCTACTCCTGTTCGCATCTTTTCTGGGTTGATGATCAGGACAACATCAAGGATGGAGAGAG GGTTTTGCTTTGCTTAAAACGGGCTTTAAGAATTGCGAATGCCGCTCAACAAATGTCCAATGCAACCCGAGGCAGCAGTGGATCGGTCTTGCTCTTTATAGAAATTCTAAACAA GTATTTATATTTCTTTGAGAAGGGGGTGACACAGATCACTGTTGCATCCATCCAAAGCCTAATTGAGCTAATAACAACTGAAATGCAAAGTGAAAATACAACTTCGGATCCTGCTGCAGATGCTTTCCTTGCAAGCACATTACGATATATCCAGTTCCAGAAGGATAAAGGTGGAGCAGTTGGTGAGAAATATGAATCCATCAAGTCTTAG